One window from the genome of Jeotgalibaca sp. MA1X17-3 encodes:
- a CDS encoding LysR family transcriptional regulator, which translates to MLDYRYQTFLTLATERSYTRTAQKLKITQPAVTQQIKQLQQELGITLFQYQGKQLYLTEKGSYLENQLLLLNQDIQQIQRHLHQAEDSVSLTFGATLTIGEYLMPSVINKYIEAFPSNQIDMVVENTKTLIERVEYGTLDFAFIEGDFNQNKLGFQQVSDEKFIAVCAPENDLWKEKRSIWDLFSNRVLIREQGSGTRLIFENLLHSKGVSLSSFSHTTVIGNIGAIKQLVSENKGISFLYRLCVEDELEKGFLKEISVSDLTILHPFHMIYLKKNREVDKIKEFTHFY; encoded by the coding sequence ATGCTTGATTATCGATACCAAACTTTTTTAACACTCGCAACCGAACGAAGTTATACACGCACTGCTCAAAAATTAAAAATTACCCAACCAGCAGTTACTCAACAAATCAAACAACTTCAACAAGAATTAGGAATCACTCTTTTTCAGTATCAAGGCAAACAACTTTACTTAACTGAAAAAGGCTCTTATCTAGAAAATCAATTACTATTACTAAACCAAGACATTCAACAAATTCAACGACACTTACATCAAGCAGAAGATTCAGTAAGCTTAACATTTGGTGCTACTCTTACGATTGGAGAATATTTGATGCCATCCGTTATTAATAAATACATAGAGGCTTTTCCATCCAATCAAATTGATATGGTAGTAGAAAATACAAAGACATTAATTGAACGTGTTGAATATGGTACATTGGATTTTGCTTTCATTGAGGGAGACTTTAATCAAAACAAATTAGGTTTCCAACAAGTTTCTGATGAAAAATTCATTGCCGTTTGCGCTCCTGAAAATGACTTATGGAAAGAAAAGCGAAGTATTTGGGATTTATTTTCTAATCGGGTTTTGATTCGGGAGCAAGGATCTGGAACTCGTCTCATCTTTGAAAATCTCTTGCATTCCAAAGGAGTTAGTTTAAGTAGCTTCTCTCACACTACAGTGATTGGAAATATAGGTGCAATCAAACAATTAGTTTCTGAAAACAAAGGGATTTCTTTTCTATACCGCCTATGTGTGGAAGATGAACTAGAAAAAGGGTTCCTTAAAGAAATTTCTGTTAGCGACCTAACCATCTTACATCCATTTCATATGATTTATTTAAAGAAAAATCGTGAGGTAGATAAAATTAAAGAGTTTACTCACTTTTATTAA
- a CDS encoding TrmB family transcriptional regulator, giving the protein MINLINVLKDFKFTESEAKIYISLLQHGSCTGYELSKVSGVARSKIYNLLENLVSRGIVEQSTSDNTILYQAISTDQLSSLLTGSFQDTMTIFHEESAQLVKKEENQTIWELEEWNSIRAKAILQIEEATSNLLIQIWIDELDDELVALINKKQNEIENVVVVLYDSEARYDTTLTHFYPHGFEQDKLDEIGHRWITVVADKEDILYCTLPFKGIAKAIHTKNPMLAFFASEYVIHDAYCLRLIDEFPEQIKARYGEDMEGLRDIFSF; this is encoded by the coding sequence ATGATCAATCTAATTAATGTTTTAAAAGATTTTAAATTTACAGAATCAGAAGCAAAGATATATATTTCCTTACTTCAACATGGAAGCTGTACTGGTTATGAGCTGAGCAAAGTATCTGGTGTTGCTCGATCCAAAATCTATAACCTTTTAGAAAATTTAGTGTCTAGAGGGATTGTTGAACAAAGTACCTCTGACAACACCATTCTTTACCAAGCTATTTCGACTGATCAATTATCTAGTCTATTGACTGGAAGTTTTCAAGATACAATGACTATTTTTCATGAAGAAAGTGCACAACTTGTTAAAAAAGAAGAAAATCAAACCATTTGGGAATTGGAAGAATGGAACAGCATTCGCGCTAAAGCTATCCTACAAATCGAAGAAGCTACATCCAATCTGTTGATTCAAATATGGATCGATGAGTTAGATGATGAATTAGTTGCACTTATAAATAAAAAACAAAATGAAATTGAAAATGTTGTGGTCGTTTTATATGATTCAGAAGCTCGTTACGATACAACCCTCACTCATTTTTATCCACATGGTTTTGAGCAAGATAAACTAGATGAAATTGGTCATAGATGGATTACTGTAGTTGCTGATAAAGAAGATATTTTATACTGTACCCTTCCTTTTAAAGGAATTGCTAAAGCCATCCATACCAAAAATCCAATGCTCGCTTTCTTTGCTAGTGAATATGTCATTCATGATGCCTATTGCTTACGCTTAATTGATGAATTTCCGGAACAGATCAAAGCGCGCTATGGTGAGGATATGGAAGGTCTCCGAGATATTTTTTCATTTTAA
- a CDS encoding ornithine cyclodeaminase family protein translates to MQILVLKDHEMKEVLSMREAIQADKDALSLYSKGEVTIPLRTNLNIPEQEGQSLYMPGYAADASALGVKIVSVYPGNIKKGLTSVPATMVLVDTETGQVSSIMDGTYLTQLRTGAVAGAGTDELARKDSSVFTLIGTGGQAETQLEAVLAIRPIKQVYVSDLDMERAKEFANKMTSLYGEKYNTVIEAAPSLEDAVRQSDVITSVTTSPVKTFEGSWVKPGTHINGVGSYTPAMAEIDANILKNAHKIYCDTKDALVESGDFTQAIENGLFNSDDITGELGDLINGKTPGRESEEEITFFKTTGNAVLDIVTAQRIYEAAKKVNIGSILEF, encoded by the coding sequence ATGCAAATCTTAGTATTGAAAGACCATGAAATGAAAGAAGTATTGTCCATGCGGGAAGCAATCCAAGCAGACAAAGATGCCCTATCTCTTTATTCCAAAGGAGAGGTTACTATCCCTTTGAGAACGAATTTAAATATACCTGAGCAAGAAGGTCAGAGCCTTTATATGCCTGGCTATGCTGCAGACGCTTCTGCTTTAGGAGTGAAAATTGTCAGTGTTTATCCTGGTAACATCAAAAAAGGATTGACTAGTGTACCTGCAACAATGGTATTAGTCGATACAGAAACCGGACAAGTTTCTTCCATCATGGATGGAACGTATCTTACTCAACTACGTACTGGCGCTGTCGCTGGTGCTGGAACCGATGAACTGGCTCGAAAAGACAGTTCCGTGTTTACCTTAATTGGGACAGGCGGACAAGCCGAAACACAACTCGAAGCAGTTTTAGCCATTCGTCCTATTAAACAAGTCTATGTTTCAGATTTGGATATGGAACGAGCAAAAGAGTTTGCTAATAAAATGACTTCACTTTATGGTGAAAAATACAATACAGTTATTGAAGCTGCTCCTTCATTGGAGGATGCTGTTCGCCAATCTGATGTAATCACTTCTGTTACTACATCTCCAGTGAAAACTTTTGAGGGTTCATGGGTAAAACCAGGTACACACATTAACGGTGTTGGCTCTTATACGCCTGCAATGGCTGAAATTGATGCAAACATTTTAAAAAATGCTCACAAAATTTATTGTGACACGAAAGATGCATTAGTTGAAAGTGGTGACTTTACTCAAGCAATCGAAAATGGCTTGTTCAACTCCGATGACATTACTGGTGAGCTTGGAGATCTAATCAACGGGAAAACACCCGGACGGGAATCTGAAGAAGAAATCACTTTCTTTAAAACAACTGGTAATGCCGTTCTTGACATTGTCACTGCACAACGAATTTATGAAGCTGCAAAAAAAGTAAATATTGGTTCAATTTTAGAATTTTAA
- a CDS encoding YeiH family protein: MDKIRNEIKGIGPGLLISILISIVSQVLAIFLPTLGAALIAILLGMVLGNTLFRKPNLNPGTKFSEKRLLEYSIVLNGLILDFQMIQSAGVKGFFFIILQMALTIYIAYKLGVFFGFNKKFALLMGAGNAVCGSSAIGTVSPIVKASDKDKGISITIVNVTGTFLMIGLPILSAVVYNQATLQTSALIGGTVQSIGQVIASAKLVNDDVVALSTVFKLMRVLLIMGVALLYSRMNLDEGVPLFSKKTTPQVAGKDKISVGIPWFIIGFFILFLVRSFNLAPTGLLTSSKWVSTQFEITALAAIGMRVKFADIVKEGPKSLSYGLLIGVIQVVMALGLIKLFLVKK; encoded by the coding sequence ATGGATAAAATAAGAAATGAAATAAAAGGGATTGGCCCCGGTTTACTAATTAGTATTTTGATTTCAATAGTCAGTCAGGTGTTAGCAATATTTTTACCAACATTGGGTGCAGCACTTATTGCCATTCTATTAGGAATGGTATTAGGAAATACATTATTCAGAAAGCCTAATCTAAATCCGGGTACTAAGTTCTCTGAAAAAAGGCTATTAGAATATTCGATTGTCTTAAATGGATTAATTTTAGACTTTCAAATGATTCAATCAGCAGGAGTAAAAGGATTTTTCTTTATTATCCTTCAAATGGCACTAACCATTTATATCGCCTACAAACTAGGAGTATTCTTTGGATTTAATAAAAAGTTTGCTTTATTAATGGGGGCAGGGAATGCGGTGTGTGGTTCTTCTGCAATTGGGACCGTATCTCCTATTGTAAAAGCAAGTGATAAAGATAAAGGAATCTCAATAACCATCGTAAATGTAACGGGTACATTTTTAATGATCGGTTTGCCAATTCTATCGGCCGTCGTATACAACCAAGCAACGTTGCAAACTTCTGCACTTATTGGTGGAACGGTTCAATCTATCGGACAAGTAATTGCTTCTGCTAAATTAGTAAATGATGATGTAGTTGCGTTGTCAACGGTCTTTAAACTGATGCGTGTTCTCTTAATTATGGGAGTAGCGTTACTGTATAGTCGAATGAATCTGGATGAGGGAGTGCCTTTATTCTCTAAAAAAACAACTCCTCAAGTGGCTGGAAAAGATAAAATTTCTGTTGGGATTCCGTGGTTTATTATTGGATTTTTCATTTTATTTTTAGTGAGAAGTTTTAACTTAGCACCAACTGGTTTATTGACTAGTTCAAAATGGGTCAGCACACAGTTTGAGATAACAGCTTTAGCAGCAATTGGGATGCGGGTTAAGTTTGCAGATATTGTTAAAGAAGGACCAAAATCTTTATCATATGGATTGCTTATCGGAGTAATTCAAGTAGTTATGGCACTAGGATTGATCAAACTTTTTTTGGTTAAAAAATGA
- a CDS encoding acetate uptake transporter → MEKRKTVLYTELTANPAPLGLMGFGMTTVLLNIHNAGFFALNPMILAMGLCYGGLAQVIAGIMEFKKNNTFGTTAFTSYGFFWISLVVLNILPLLGLGEASDSLSMAAYLFMWGLFTLFMFIATLRISKALQVVFGTLTLLFFLLAVANFTGSDTILKIAGYEGIFCGFSAIYAAMAQVINESYGKTVLPLGEVK, encoded by the coding sequence GTGGAAAAAAGAAAAACAGTTTTATATACAGAATTAACAGCTAACCCTGCACCACTAGGTTTAATGGGTTTTGGAATGACAACGGTCTTATTAAATATTCATAATGCAGGTTTCTTTGCATTAAACCCAATGATTTTAGCAATGGGATTGTGTTATGGAGGATTAGCACAAGTGATTGCGGGAATAATGGAGTTTAAGAAAAATAATACATTTGGAACAACAGCATTTACATCCTATGGATTCTTTTGGATATCCTTAGTTGTTTTGAATATTTTACCACTTCTTGGACTTGGGGAAGCATCTGATTCACTCTCCATGGCTGCTTATCTATTTATGTGGGGGCTTTTCACACTATTCATGTTCATCGCAACCCTACGCATCAGTAAAGCGCTACAAGTAGTATTTGGAACGTTGACACTCTTGTTCTTCTTACTTGCAGTAGCAAACTTTACGGGATCGGATACTATTTTAAAAATTGCTGGTTATGAAGGAATCTTTTGTGGTTTTTCAGCAATTTATGCAGCAATGGCCCAAGTAATTAACGAATCGTATGGTAAAACAGTCCTACCGTTAGGCGAAGTAAAATAA
- a CDS encoding sulfite exporter TauE/SafE family protein, whose translation MLLTVILILIVLVNGTFVMQLVKDLVKNKESLAKEPGNPIAMAFSQFFIYFLSTFGISDFAIGASLYPKAKWVGDKKLPGTLNAACVVPVAAMALAYISSIEVGVATLLVPIVAQVIGAYVSPRFVVKLPKNTIKKFVITGLLVAAGLILAGKLGVYPSGGQETSLTGFKLILLGVLSMIYGALNNIGIGSYALTMATIYAFGLNPGVAFPIMMGACTFSVPVGSIQFIKLDSYSRKITLFSATFGVIGVLVAAFLVKGLDTNVLQWVVLAVIFYSVYSMAMDLRNDKIAKQNIARDSIG comes from the coding sequence ATGTTATTAACTGTTATTCTTATATTAATTGTTCTCGTAAATGGTACTTTTGTAATGCAGCTTGTGAAAGATTTAGTTAAAAATAAGGAAAGTTTAGCAAAAGAGCCTGGAAATCCAATCGCAATGGCCTTTTCACAATTCTTTATTTATTTTTTATCTACTTTCGGTATTTCTGACTTTGCAATTGGTGCTTCCCTATACCCGAAAGCAAAATGGGTTGGAGATAAAAAATTACCTGGTACCTTGAATGCAGCTTGTGTAGTTCCTGTAGCAGCAATGGCTTTGGCTTACATTTCTTCCATTGAAGTTGGGGTTGCTACCCTACTTGTACCAATTGTTGCACAAGTTATCGGTGCCTATGTTAGTCCACGTTTCGTTGTAAAATTACCAAAAAACACCATTAAAAAATTCGTAATTACGGGTCTTTTAGTTGCTGCAGGTTTAATTTTAGCTGGTAAATTGGGTGTGTATCCATCTGGTGGACAAGAAACTTCTTTAACGGGCTTTAAATTAATTCTATTAGGTGTTCTTTCTATGATTTACGGTGCGTTGAATAACATTGGTATCGGATCATACGCTTTAACAATGGCTACCATTTATGCGTTTGGCTTGAATCCTGGTGTTGCTTTCCCTATTATGATGGGTGCCTGTACTTTTTCTGTTCCAGTTGGAAGCATCCAGTTCATCAAGTTGGATTCTTACTCTCGTAAAATCACCCTTTTCTCTGCAACATTTGGTGTAATTGGTGTATTAGTAGCTGCATTCTTAGTAAAAGGTCTAGATACCAACGTCTTGCAATGGGTTGTACTAGCTGTTATCTTTTATAGTGTCTACTCTATGGCAATGGATTTACGTAACGATAAAATTGCAAAACAAAATATAGCAAGAGATTCAATCGGTTAA
- a CDS encoding sugar kinase: protein MNQTILCVGETLARLSTQVGVHFFDTTGLQLHYGGAEANVAINLSSLNHPSVYFTKVPDNQLAKAAIKHVQKYGVDVSPVIYGGERLGTYYVEPGAGGRPTTVIYDRAHSSISQMKKEEINIDELLEGKHLLHITGITAALSEDSREMTYELMKEAKNRGIKVNFDMNYRAKLWSVEEAGVFLKSVLPYVDYLSAGKLDAINFLGIKEAGADVSDELAYYYDAIHHLYPNVEIMYSTIRDVISATHNTLQGTFWKDGKTTYSKVHDMDFIIDRIGGGDAFASGVLHGILEEKDPQYIIEFATAFSALKHTISGDASPFTIGETERIMSSDARVDR from the coding sequence ATGAATCAAACAATTTTATGCGTAGGCGAAACATTAGCGAGATTATCTACTCAAGTAGGTGTCCATTTTTTTGATACAACGGGTTTGCAATTACATTATGGTGGAGCAGAGGCGAACGTAGCCATTAACTTGAGTAGCTTGAATCATCCGTCCGTTTATTTTACGAAAGTCCCAGACAATCAGTTAGCTAAAGCAGCCATTAAACATGTTCAAAAATATGGTGTAGATGTAAGCCCTGTTATATATGGTGGCGAACGTTTAGGAACTTATTACGTAGAACCAGGTGCTGGAGGCCGTCCAACAACCGTTATCTATGATCGCGCTCATTCTTCTATATCACAAATGAAAAAAGAAGAAATCAATATTGATGAACTGCTAGAAGGAAAACATTTACTCCATATTACAGGAATTACGGCTGCTTTATCAGAAGATTCTAGAGAAATGACTTACGAATTAATGAAGGAAGCAAAAAATCGTGGAATAAAAGTAAACTTTGATATGAACTATCGTGCGAAGTTGTGGAGTGTCGAAGAAGCAGGTGTGTTCTTGAAGAGTGTTTTACCATATGTAGATTATCTTTCTGCTGGTAAATTAGATGCAATTAACTTTTTGGGAATAAAAGAAGCTGGTGCAGATGTTTCGGATGAACTTGCTTATTATTATGATGCCATTCATCACTTGTATCCAAATGTTGAAATCATGTATTCCACCATTCGTGATGTTATTTCTGCAACTCACAATACATTGCAAGGAACATTCTGGAAAGATGGAAAAACAACGTATTCGAAAGTACATGATATGGACTTTATTATTGACCGTATTGGAGGCGGAGATGCTTTTGCATCGGGTGTCCTGCATGGTATTTTAGAAGAAAAAGATCCTCAGTATATTATTGAATTTGCAACAGCATTTTCAGCATTGAAACATACGATTTCTGGAGATGCATCTCCCTTTACTATTGGAGAAACAGAACGCATCATGAGTAGCGATGCACGAGTAGACAGATAA
- a CDS encoding zinc ribbon domain-containing protein YjdM — protein sequence MSGLPNCPQCGSDLTYEDGALLVCPMCAHEWTETEQEATLEKEVVRDSNGLELVEGDNVTVIRDIKLKGSNRIKQGMRATKLRILPEPIDGHDIECTMDGFGRIYLKSELVKKN from the coding sequence ATGAGTGGTCTACCAAATTGCCCACAGTGTGGCAGTGACTTGACTTATGAAGATGGCGCGTTACTTGTTTGTCCGATGTGTGCTCATGAGTGGACGGAAACAGAACAAGAGGCAACTTTAGAAAAAGAAGTTGTTCGTGATTCTAATGGATTAGAACTAGTTGAGGGTGACAATGTAACTGTAATCCGTGATATCAAGTTAAAAGGATCAAATCGTATCAAACAAGGAATGCGAGCAACTAAACTTCGTATTTTACCTGAACCCATTGATGGTCATGATATTGAGTGCACCATGGATGGATTTGGGCGGATTTACTTGAAATCAGAACTTGTTAAGAAAAACTAA
- a CDS encoding IclR family transcriptional regulator yields MTQPYGTVLIKASKILDFLSTERSPQPLHMIAKETEMTNSTTSKILMTLEMIGYVEKDSEQKTYQLGNGLVKYASQYLSDLDISKIAYPYLKKLHASLDETVHLSIRKADEIMYINKIESLRPIVVTTSRIGFTKPMYASAMGKAILAEEKEEEVDRYLERTELKAYTPHTITSREVLKEELKMVREKGYAFDNSEEQIEVFCIAASLSWEDNIYGAFSVSMPAYRRTAELEEKVIHAIMEVKSEILKELAQLHFYL; encoded by the coding sequence ATGACTCAACCTTATGGAACCGTACTAATAAAAGCATCAAAAATTTTAGATTTTCTATCAACAGAGCGTTCTCCTCAACCTCTTCATATGATTGCTAAAGAAACGGAAATGACTAATTCAACAACTTCCAAAATATTAATGACCTTAGAAATGATTGGTTATGTGGAAAAAGATTCAGAACAAAAGACCTATCAGTTAGGAAATGGCTTAGTTAAATACGCTAGTCAATACCTATCTGATTTAGATATTTCTAAAATTGCCTATCCTTACTTAAAAAAGTTACATGCCTCTTTAGATGAGACAGTCCATCTTTCCATACGTAAAGCAGATGAAATTATGTATATCAATAAAATAGAATCACTTCGCCCAATTGTTGTAACAACTTCTCGTATTGGTTTTACGAAACCGATGTATGCGTCAGCGATGGGGAAAGCGATCTTGGCAGAGGAAAAAGAAGAAGAAGTAGATCGTTACTTAGAACGAACAGAATTAAAGGCTTATACTCCCCATACCATAACTAGTAGAGAAGTATTAAAAGAGGAACTGAAAATGGTTCGTGAAAAAGGATATGCATTTGATAATAGTGAAGAACAAATTGAAGTGTTTTGTATTGCCGCAAGTTTGTCTTGGGAAGATAATATCTATGGGGCATTTAGTGTTAGCATGCCAGCTTATCGACGTACAGCCGAATTAGAAGAAAAAGTAATTCATGCCATTATGGAAGTTAAATCTGAAATACTAAAAGAATTAGCCCAACTTCACTTCTATTTATAA